Proteins encoded by one window of Cylindrospermum stagnale PCC 7417:
- a CDS encoding cyanophycinase: MPQLEAKSLEMRTPQATKTAVLVIGGAEDKVHGREILRTFFGRAGASKAYITIIPSASREPAIIGGRYIRIFEEMGANKVEILDIREREQCENPQIKASLEACTGVFLTGGDQLRLCGVLSDTPAMEIIRQRVRAGQLTLAGTSAGAAVMGHHMIAGGGSGESPNRSLVDMATGLGFIPEVIVDQHFHNRNRMGRLVSAIAAHPDRLGIGIDEDTCAVFERDGWLQVMGKGSVTIVDPTEITHTNEPHVSANEPLTVHNLRLHILSYGDRFHLYQRTVLPAVHRLSS; the protein is encoded by the coding sequence ATGCCGCAATTAGAAGCTAAATCGCTGGAAATGAGGACACCCCAAGCTACTAAAACCGCCGTTCTGGTGATCGGAGGCGCAGAAGACAAAGTTCATGGACGCGAAATCCTGAGAACTTTTTTTGGTCGTGCTGGTGCTAGTAAGGCGTATATTACAATAATTCCATCAGCCTCCCGCGAACCTGCCATCATCGGTGGTAGGTACATTCGCATTTTTGAAGAAATGGGTGCTAACAAGGTTGAGATTTTAGACATTCGCGAACGAGAACAGTGTGAAAACCCCCAGATCAAAGCATCCCTAGAAGCCTGTACCGGGGTATTTTTGACAGGAGGAGACCAACTGCGTCTTTGTGGAGTCCTGTCAGACACACCAGCAATGGAAATTATCCGGCAGCGAGTGAGGGCGGGACAACTGACTTTAGCTGGCACTAGTGCGGGGGCAGCAGTGATGGGGCATCATATGATTGCTGGTGGTGGTAGTGGTGAATCACCAAATCGTTCCTTAGTAGATATGGCAACGGGCTTGGGATTTATTCCCGAAGTGATTGTAGACCAACACTTTCACAACCGGAATCGCATGGGACGCCTAGTCAGTGCGATCGCCGCTCATCCTGACCGCCTAGGCATTGGCATTGATGAAGATACTTGTGCTGTGTTTGAACGCGATGGTTGGTTGCAAGTCATGGGGAAAGGCAGCGTGACAATCGTTGATCCCACAGAAATTACCCATACAAATGAACCCCATGTCAGTGCCAACGAACCCCTTACAGTGCATAATTTACGTCTGCACATCCTCAGCTACGGAGATCGATTCCATCTTTACCAGCGCACTGTTTTACCCGCCGTGCATCGGCTCTCCAGCTGA
- the trmD gene encoding tRNA (guanosine(37)-N1)-methyltransferase TrmD, translating to MRFDIVTLFPDCFTSVLSSGLLAKALAKQIAQVHLVNPRDFTTDKHRKVDDEPYGGGVGMLMKPEPIFAAVESLPILPRREIILMSPQGQTINQPLLRELATNYDQLVVICGHYEGVDERVLHLVTREVSLGDFILTGGEIPAMALINGVVRLLPGTVGKVESLKAESFEEGLLDFPQYTRPANFRGWKVPEVLLSGNHAEISRWRYEQQIKRTGSRRPDLLEQWEIDKQGEKQKPEEQGEQGQ from the coding sequence GTGCGCTTTGATATAGTTACGCTTTTTCCTGACTGTTTTACCTCGGTTCTTAGTTCTGGTCTACTTGCTAAAGCCTTAGCTAAACAGATTGCCCAAGTGCATCTGGTGAATCCCAGAGACTTTACTACCGATAAGCACCGGAAGGTAGATGATGAACCCTACGGCGGTGGCGTGGGGATGCTGATGAAGCCTGAACCGATTTTTGCTGCTGTGGAGTCGTTGCCGATTTTACCTCGAAGAGAGATCATTTTGATGAGTCCCCAAGGTCAAACCATAAATCAACCCCTGTTGCGAGAATTGGCAACCAACTATGACCAGTTAGTTGTCATTTGCGGGCATTACGAAGGGGTGGATGAGAGGGTTTTGCATTTAGTTACCCGTGAGGTGTCTTTGGGTGATTTTATTTTAACTGGTGGAGAAATTCCGGCAATGGCGCTGATTAATGGTGTGGTGCGCCTCCTACCAGGAACTGTAGGCAAAGTAGAGTCCCTGAAAGCAGAAAGTTTTGAGGAGGGTTTGTTGGACTTTCCCCAGTACACTCGTCCAGCCAATTTTCGCGGGTGGAAAGTGCCTGAAGTTTTGCTGAGTGGAAATCATGCGGAAATTTCCCGGTGGCGCTACGAACAACAAATCAAAAGAACAGGCTCGCGCCGTCCCGATTTACTGGAGCAATGGGAGATAGACAAGCAGGGGGAAAAGCAGAAGCCAGAGGAACAGGGGGAGCAGGGGCAGTAG
- the ispF gene encoding 2-C-methyl-D-erythritol 2,4-cyclodiphosphate synthase, which produces MNIRIGNGYDIHRLVSDRHLILGGIHIPHELGLLGHSDADVLTHAIMDAMLGALSLGDIGHYFPPSDPQWAGADSLVLLTQVHQLIRAQGWQIGNIDSVVVAERPKLKPHISQMRDKLATVLGVEPNQIGIKATTNEKLGPTGREEGICAYAVVLLVAAD; this is translated from the coding sequence ATGAATATTCGGATTGGTAACGGCTACGATATCCATCGACTGGTGAGCGATCGCCATTTAATTTTAGGCGGAATCCACATTCCCCACGAATTAGGTTTATTGGGGCATAGTGACGCTGATGTGCTCACCCACGCCATTATGGACGCCATGCTGGGGGCTTTATCCTTGGGGGATATAGGCCATTATTTTCCCCCCAGTGATCCCCAATGGGCTGGAGCAGATAGTTTGGTGCTATTAACTCAAGTACACCAGCTAATTCGCGCTCAAGGTTGGCAAATTGGCAATATTGATTCGGTAGTAGTTGCCGAACGTCCCAAATTAAAACCCCATATTTCCCAAATGCGCGATAAGTTAGCGACGGTTTTGGGAGTAGAACCAAATCAAATTGGCATTAAAGCTACCACCAACGAAAAACTCGGCCCCACCGGAAGAGAAGAAGGTATATGTGCTTATGCTGTCGTTTTGTTGGTAGCTGCTGATTAA
- a CDS encoding PIN domain-containing protein, producing the protein MSIAKGQDLEAQKLLLNPLTSLRIAIPDICYVEAINTYKIVQKNRLQFQADMDKQINESMRDQTSVHAKTFLGHLQQAAIENTSLLNDIQNRLYETINLLLTNAELINLDRTVIQEISNQSLIEIETALIKNDIIDNLILQCILAHANLHPAEKKVFLSGNNNDFGKPEVQEALRKAGINKYFASTKNFIGWLNSQQI; encoded by the coding sequence ATGTCCATTGCGAAGGGACAGGATTTAGAGGCACAAAAATTACTGCTTAATCCTCTTACATCGCTCCGCATAGCCATACCAGATATTTGTTATGTTGAAGCTATTAATACCTACAAAATAGTTCAGAAAAACCGCTTGCAATTTCAAGCAGACATGGACAAGCAAATTAATGAGTCAATGCGAGATCAAACTTCTGTTCATGCTAAAACATTTCTGGGACACTTACAACAGGCAGCTATTGAAAATACATCATTACTTAATGATATTCAAAATCGCCTGTATGAAACTATTAATTTGCTGCTTACAAATGCAGAATTAATAAATTTGGATAGGACTGTAATTCAGGAGATTTCCAATCAAAGTCTCATAGAAATAGAAACAGCGCTCATTAAAAATGACATAATCGATAACTTGATTTTACAGTGTATTCTTGCCCATGCAAATTTGCATCCCGCTGAAAAAAAAGTATTCCTGAGCGGTAATAATAATGATTTTGGGAAACCTGAAGTTCAAGAAGCTTTACGTAAGGCTGGCATAAATAAGTATTTTGCCAGCACCAAAAATTTTATAGGATGGCTAAATTCTCAGCAAATTTAA
- a CDS encoding ABC transporter substrate-binding protein, whose translation MKFPSKFLTTKRFWIIIILASLTASIIAACNPTNFKSAAAQVPQLVMSILSDPKTFNYALSSESPNIFGFTYEGLITENYETGKVEPALAESWKISDDKLKIVFTLRENLKWSDGEPLTVDDVVFTYNDIYLNTEIPTDTRDVMRIGESRKLPIVKKVDNRRVEFTVPEPFAPFLRSTTGAPILPAHALRKSVKTKDQDGKPQFLTKWSVDTPPDQLIVNGPYKLERYDTSQRVIFRRNPYYWRKDAQGNSQPYIERIIWQIVESTDTALLQFRSAGLDTVGVSPDYFSLLKKQEKQGNFKIYNGGPAAGTSFVLFNLNKGKRDGKPLVDPIKSRWFNNVEFRQAVAYGIDRLTMINNTYRGLGKPQDSPISVQSPYYLSPQEGLKTYNYDPVKAKQLLKKAGFKYNDKEQLEDAEGNLVRFTLLTNSGNKIREAMGAQIKQDLSKIGIQVDFTPLAWNTYTDKLSNSLDWEASLLGLTGGLEPNDGANVWSAEGGLHMFNQKPQAGQKAIEGWEVSPWERKIGELYIQGARELDEAKRKKIYGETQQITQENLPFIYLVNAYSLSAVRNRFEGIKFSALGGAFWNIHEIKITK comes from the coding sequence ATGAAATTCCCTAGTAAATTCCTCACAACGAAGCGTTTTTGGATTATCATAATTCTGGCTTCATTAACAGCAAGTATCATTGCAGCTTGCAACCCCACGAACTTTAAAAGTGCTGCTGCTCAAGTACCGCAATTAGTAATGAGCATTCTGAGTGATCCCAAAACCTTTAACTACGCTCTCAGTTCGGAATCTCCAAATATTTTTGGATTTACCTATGAGGGCTTAATCACCGAAAACTATGAGACTGGTAAAGTTGAGCCAGCTTTAGCAGAATCCTGGAAAATTTCTGATGATAAATTAAAGATTGTTTTTACTCTGCGCGAGAATTTGAAATGGTCTGATGGGGAACCACTGACAGTAGATGATGTGGTGTTTACCTACAACGATATTTACCTGAATACAGAAATTCCTACAGACACCAGAGATGTGATGAGGATTGGTGAAAGTCGTAAACTGCCAATTGTGAAAAAAGTCGATAATCGCCGGGTTGAGTTTACCGTCCCAGAACCATTTGCGCCATTTTTGCGTAGCACTACAGGAGCACCAATTTTACCTGCTCATGCATTGCGAAAATCGGTAAAAACAAAAGACCAAGATGGAAAACCGCAGTTTCTCACAAAGTGGAGTGTTGATACTCCACCGGATCAACTAATCGTTAATGGGCCTTATAAACTAGAGCGCTACGATACCAGTCAACGTGTAATTTTCCGGCGTAACCCCTATTACTGGCGCAAGGATGCTCAAGGCAATTCCCAGCCTTATATTGAACGAATTATTTGGCAAATTGTGGAATCAACAGATACCGCTCTGCTGCAATTTCGTTCTGCGGGATTAGATACCGTGGGGGTGTCACCAGATTATTTTTCTTTGCTAAAAAAGCAAGAAAAACAGGGTAATTTCAAAATCTATAATGGTGGTCCAGCCGCTGGTACATCATTTGTTTTATTTAATCTAAATAAAGGCAAAAGAGACGGTAAGCCTCTGGTCGATCCCATCAAGTCGCGTTGGTTTAATAATGTAGAATTTCGGCAGGCGGTAGCCTATGGCATTGACCGACTAACGATGATTAACAACACTTATCGTGGCTTAGGTAAACCGCAAGATTCACCCATTTCTGTGCAAAGTCCCTATTATCTATCGCCGCAGGAAGGATTAAAAACATATAATTATGATCCAGTAAAGGCAAAGCAACTGCTAAAAAAAGCTGGATTTAAGTACAACGATAAAGAACAGCTAGAAGATGCCGAAGGTAACCTTGTTCGCTTTACTTTGCTGACGAATTCTGGTAATAAGATTCGCGAGGCGATGGGAGCGCAAATTAAACAAGACCTGAGTAAAATCGGTATTCAAGTCGATTTCACTCCCTTGGCGTGGAATACTTATACAGACAAGCTGTCTAACTCCCTAGACTGGGAAGCTTCTTTGCTGGGTTTGACTGGCGGTCTAGAACCAAATGACGGGGCTAATGTTTGGTCTGCCGAAGGTGGATTACATATGTTTAATCAAAAGCCTCAAGCAGGACAAAAGGCAATTGAGGGGTGGGAAGTATCTCCTTGGGAAAGGAAAATTGGAGAACTTTATATTCAAGGGGCAAGGGAATTAGATGAGGCGAAGCGGAAAAAAATTTATGGCGAAACCCAACAGATTACTCAGGAAAACTTGCCGTTTATTTACTTAGTTAACGCTTATTCATTGTCTGCGGTGCGTAATCGCTTTGAAGGCATAAAATTTTCGGCTCTTGGTGGCGCATTCTGGAACATTCATGAAATCAAAATTACCAAGTAG
- the larB gene encoding nickel pincer cofactor biosynthesis protein LarB, whose protein sequence is MTQPEALRSLLEAVKNGNVTPDMALDTLKNLAYEKVGEFAKIDHQRTLRTGFPEVIWGPGKTPDQIAQIMQVMRDRNPLVMATRIEPAVYAVLQPKVSGLRYYELARICAIAPPNLEPKFGGLITILSAGTADLPVAEEAAVTAELSGFSVQRLWDVGVAGIHRLLSNRHLIESASVLIVVAGMEGALPSVVAGLADCPVIAVPTSIGYGASFGGLAPLLTMLNSCAAGVGVVNIDNGFGAAVLAGQVLRTAEKLRLASATS, encoded by the coding sequence GTGACTCAACCCGAAGCTTTGCGATCGCTCTTAGAAGCGGTGAAAAATGGTAACGTTACCCCAGATATGGCGCTAGACACACTCAAAAACTTGGCTTATGAAAAAGTGGGTGAGTTTGCCAAAATTGACCACCAGCGCACCCTGAGAACGGGGTTTCCAGAGGTAATTTGGGGGCCAGGTAAGACACCAGATCAGATTGCTCAAATTATGCAGGTGATGCGCGATCGCAATCCCTTGGTGATGGCCACCCGGATCGAACCAGCAGTTTATGCTGTACTGCAACCGAAAGTCAGCGGTTTGCGATACTACGAGTTGGCGCGAATTTGTGCCATTGCTCCCCCGAATCTCGAACCAAAGTTTGGGGGTTTAATCACCATTCTTTCGGCTGGTACCGCTGATTTACCCGTTGCCGAAGAAGCAGCGGTAACGGCCGAACTTTCTGGTTTCAGCGTCCAGCGCCTTTGGGATGTTGGTGTGGCAGGGATTCACCGCTTGCTGAGTAACCGTCACCTGATCGAGTCGGCATCAGTATTAATTGTTGTGGCGGGGATGGAAGGCGCTTTACCCAGCGTCGTTGCCGGTTTGGCCGATTGTCCAGTGATTGCCGTTCCGACTAGTATCGGTTATGGCGCAAGTTTTGGCGGTTTAGCACCGCTGTTAACAATGCTCAACTCTTGTGCTGCTGGTGTAGGTGTAGTAAATATCGATAATGGCTTTGGTGCAGCAGTTTTAGCAGGGCAAGTTTTGCGGACAGCCGAGAAATTGCGCTTGGCCTCGGCTACGTCGTAA